The Planctomycetota bacterium genomic interval GCACGAGCATTCTGCTGCACGCCCTGCATCAGTTCGAGCAGGCCGCCGAGGACGCGTCGCTTGACGCCGAAGCCAAGGCGATGACGGGCCTGGGCAGTTTCGATTCGATTAACGTCATCGCCCGCAAGTGGCACCGCAAGTACGACCGTGGCGACAAGAAGCGGCTCGCCGACTTCGCCGAACTCCGCGGCTGGCAAACCCGCTGGCTCGCCGCGGCGAGGCGTGTGGATCACGCGGCACTTCGCCCGGGCGTCGAGCAGTTCGAGAAGGATCTCCGAGTCGAGATCCGCGACGACAGTTAGCTGCCTGCGTGAGCGGGCGCTTCTGCTACCTTGCCCGCAATGTCCCGCCCCGTCGTCGCCCTCCACCTCACTTGGGGCTGCTACGGCTTCTGGCTCCCCAACGACCCTCGCGGCAGCTGGTCGACCTACGTCGGCAATCGACGCTTGCACGACGTCGGTGGGCCAGCAAGGACGGTTTCCACGTCCCGTTCACTCGCGAAGAGTCCTCACGATCGGCAACTTCGCGAGGCAACCAGGCGGGAGATGAACGACCCGCCCGTTCGGTTGACCGGCAAGCAAGCCAAGACCGTCGCACTCGCCATCGGGCAGATCGCGAACGACTTCGACTACCGCGTTTTCGCCTGCTGCGTGATGCCGGATCACGTGCACGTTGCGATGCGGAACACCGGTTGCGA includes:
- a CDS encoding transposase — translated: MSRPVVALHLTWGCYGFWLPNDPRGSWSTYVGNRRLHDVGGPARTVSTSRSLAKSPHDRQLREATRREMNDPPVRLTGKQAKTVALAIGQIANDFDYRVFACCVMPDHVHVAMRNTGCDAKQIIGGFKAAATRQLNETNDNPRPGKKPWVKGG